In Myxococcus xanthus, the genomic window GGCGAGCCATGTGTTCCATTACGACCGCTGGTGGAACCCGGCCGTCGAGGACCAGGCCACCGACCGCGCGTACCGCATCGGGCAGACGCGCGCGGTGCAGGTCCACAAGCTGGTGTGTGCGGGCACTGTCGAGGAGAAGGTGGACCGGCTGCTCGAACAGAAGCGCCAGCTCGCCGAGAAGGTCGTGGGCGCGGGCGAGCACTGGGTGACCGAGCTGGACACGACGGCGCTGCGCGAGCTGTTCTCGCTGTCCGAGGGCGCCGTGGCGGACGATGGCGACGCGGAAGGGGAAGACGACGCGCGGGTGCGCGCCCCGCGACGGCGCGGCCGTGCGAGCGCGAAGGCGGTGTCGCGATGAGCTACCGGGAGTTCTGGGGCTGGACGTCCGCGCCGAAGCGGCCGCCGCCCGAGCATGGCATCAAGGTGAAGAAGGCTGGTGCCACCTGGTGGGGGCAGCGGTGGCTGGAGGCGCTCGAGCACGTCCTGAAGGGAGAGTCGGGACGGCTGGCCCGGGGCCGGACGTATGCGCGGGCGGGGCGCACGCATGACCTGGTCATCCGGCGCGGCAAGGTCACCGCGCGGGTGACGGGCTCGCGCCCGACGCCCTACGCCGTCTCGCTGGCGCTCAGGCCGCACGGCGAGGCCGTCTGGGAGAAGGCCATCGCGGAGATGGCTGGCAGGGCGCAGTACACGGCGGAGTTGCTCGCTGGGACGATGCCCCAGGCCATCGACGAGGTCTTCCGCGCGGCGGGTGTCAGCCTCTTCCCGCGGAGCCGCGAGGAACTCGTGACGGACTGCTCGTGTCCGGACTGGGGAGACCCGTGCAAGCACGTCGCCGCCACGCACTACGTCCTGGGCGAGGCGTTGGATCGCGACCCGTTCCTCCTGTTCGAGCTGCGCGGCCGGACGAAGGAGCAGGTGCTGAGCGCGCTGCGGGCCGCGCGTGAGGCTGGCTCAGCCGGGGCGGCGCTCGAGCCGCGCGGCGCGGCGAAGCGGAAGCGGGCGGCGCGGGGCGCGACGGCGGAGGCGCCCGAGGTCCCGAGCGTGAAGCCGGGCAAGCTGACGCGGGACAGCTACGACGTCCCTCGCGAGCCGCTGCCGGCGCTGAGCTTCTCGTTCGACGCGCCCGCCACCCATGGCGCGGTGCTGCGGCAGTTGGGGGCGCCGGCGTCATGGGGCGCGAAGGCCTCGCCGGAGGACGTGCTCGCGCCGCCGGTCCGCGCGGCGGCGGAGGTGGCGCGGCGCATCGCGCTTCGGGAGCCGGGGGAGGCGAGCGCGCCAGACAGGGCGCCGCGTGGCCGGAGCCGCGCGAAGCAGCCGGCCCGGCGCGCGAAGCGTGGGCCCCCAACGCAGCCGTCTCAGCAGCCTCTCCACACTCCCTCAACATCTCGACGCGATGGTGGGGCCAGGTCGAAACGGTCGCCCGTGGGGGCGCCGTAAACGCATGGGGAATCGACCTGAGGGGAACGCGAAATCATGAGAAACGTCTGGATGGCCACTGCGGTCATGTGCCTCGCCGTCAGCCCGGCCTTCGCCTCGGATTGCGAAGCGCTGCCCGCCAAGGGGCAGGTGAGCCTCGAGAAGAAGTACATGAAGATCAAGGCCGAGAGCGCGCACGCCGCCACGGACTGCGTCGCCATCCGAAACAACGACGCCCTGGGAACGGGCCACGGCATCAAGCTCGACTGCCGGATCCACTTCCGCCCCCGGAACGGGGGCTGCTACGTGGACTACACGCCCTACGGCGAAACGAACAAGAGCCTCTCCCGGCATCCTGGCTGTGATGCGAGCAAGTGGACCTGGGCCAGGAGCGTGGGCATGTCCACTGGCGATTCCGCCTCGGATCCACGGGGAAAAACGTACACGGGCAGCGTCCGCTTCAACATGATGAACGCCGAGTACGAGCTGAAGTACACCGTCCTGGTCGGTGACAAGAAGAGCGACAAGGCCTTGGAGGACACCTACGCGGCGACCCTGAAGAAGATCTGCATCCGTAAGTCCAGTTGACGCCCGGGCGCGGTGAGGCCTTGGGGTGGTGACTGGACTCACCAGGGCACGAACTCCCGTCACCAGTGCGCGCGGGCTCGGGCGGGGCGTTGTCTCCATCCTCGGCCTGCAAGCGCTGGTTTTGACAGGATATCCCTGGTGGGGCCGCCTGGCTCTTCGCATGGCCTGAGAGTTGCTGTGGGGTTTAGCCAGTCTCCCCCGATACGCTCTCAACCCCATCGACGACAGGAGTCCCTCCCATGAAAGGCATCAAGTTCGGCGGCTTCAAGAGCCCCTCCATCCCCAAGAGCAGCGGGCCGAACAAGCCGAGCGCCCCTCCGCCCGTGGAGTCGAAGCCTGCGTCCAAGCCGAGCCCCGTCAAGGACGGGTTCGACGCGCAGGGCAGCAAGCCCTCCACGAGCACGGTGAACCCCCAGCCCACGCGGCAGCCGGGCAAGGACGTCACTTCGTCGTTCGGTGCGAACCCGCTGGGCTACTCGGGGCAGAACGTCCTGAACGCCTACAACATGTCCCCAAGCGGCGCGCTCCAGGGCGTGGCCCTCCCCACCGCCCAGAAGCCCTTCGTCAACGCCAGTGACGCGGTGGTGACCCTCAATGCCCACCAGCACCAGGGCAACACGAACCTGTCCGTCTCGCCCGCCGGTGGCCAGGGCATCCCGGCGCACTACATGCACTACCTCTCCACGGGCGAGGGCAAGTTCGCGGGCATCCAGGGGGTGCCGCTGCATCCGCGTCCTGGGGAGCCGCACACGGTGGTGACGGGCGCGCTCAACGGTTGCGCCATCCATGCCCTGCACGACACGAAGAACAACAGCCTGTCCTTTCTCCACCACGCGGACTACTCGAAGAACGGCAAGGCGGAGCTGGACGGCTTCCTCTCGCAGCACCCGAACCTCAAGCCGGCGGGGAGCTTCACGCCCAGCGACTATTCGCACCCTACCGGCAAGTACAACGACCCGACGGGCGCCACGCCCTTCATCCACTACTCCCAGGGGGCCGGAAACCGGCCGGGGCAGTGGACCATCGCCGGTCAGCTCAACACCTTCAAGAGTGGTGGCGCCGAGGGTGGCCGCCCCGCGCTGATGCGCCCCACGGACCTCCAGGTGCCCCTCATGCAGACCATCCCGGTGGACGTGCCTTGAGCTTCCGCGAGGCGCGCCGCTGAAGGACGGGGCGCCCTGGCCATCCGTTGGATTCCAGCCGCGCGTCCACCGCGTCCGTTCATGAGGCCACACCGACAGGTGGCCTCCCGGTGCCATGCGCCGCTTCGTGCATAGGGTGCGCACGACGTATGGCCACCCTGGACCCTCCCGCTGCCTCCTGGCTCACGCGCTGCGCGCTGTTCAGCGGCAAGCTGCTCGTGGTCGCGGCCGCAGTGGTGGCGCTCGTGCTGCTGCTGGCGCGGCTCTACCTCATCGTCCTGCCGACAGTGGCGGCGCTGCTGCTGGCGACGTTGCTGTACCCGCCCGTCCGGTGGCTGTCCGCCCACCGGGTGCCCCGAGCGCTCGCGACGGTGCTGGCGCTGCTGGTGCTGCTCCTGGTGGGGGCGGCCGGGGTGTTCCTGCTCGTGCCCCGCATCGTCCAGCAGGTCGGCGCGGCGGGCTCGAACGTGAAGGAGGGAATGGAGGGCCTCGTCGGGTGGATGACGCAGGAACTCCCCGTGTCCCGGGAGCAGATCGACGGCCTGTTCGAGAAGGGGCTCGACTTCTTGAAGTCGAACCTGGGGCGCATCACCACCGGCGTCCTCGCGGGCGCCAACTTCGCCGCGCAGGCCGTGGCGGGCGGGCTGCTGACAGTGACGCTGCTGTTCTTCTTCGTGAAGGACACCGAGCGGCTCGGAGGCTGGGTGCTGGCCCGGGTGTCTCCGTCGCGGCGTGACACGGTGCGCGCCGTGGGCCTGCGCGCCTGGGGAACGCTCAGCGGCTACCTGCGTGGCGTCGTCATCGTCGCGCTGGTGGACGCGGTGGGCATTGGCGCGGGCCTGGCCATCATCGGCGTGCCGCTCGTGCTTCCGCTGGCGGCGCTCACCTTCGTGGGCGGGTTCTTTCCCGTCATTGGCGCCACCCTGGCGGGCGTGGTCGCGGTGCTGGTGGCGCTCATCACCAACGGGCCGCTCGATGCGCTCCTGGTATTGGCCGTGGTGCTGGGCGTGCAGCAACTGGAGAGCAACGTCCTGGAGCCCGTGGTGATGGGGCGCGCGGTGCCGCTGCACCCGGTGGTCATCCTGCTGTCCATCACCGCCGGGGGCGTGCTCTTCGGCGTGGCCGGGGCCTTCCTCTCCGTGCCCGTCGCCGCGGTCCTCTCCGCCGCGGGCAACGAGCTGCGCCTGCGCGACGAGGCGCGCGTCCTGGAGAAGCCTACGGCGAGTTCACCGCCGTGAGCCGGCGCTGCATCAGGGGAAGTGGTCCACCACCTGGGCGTTGGACCAGGGATGCGCGCGGGTGTGGCCGGGCCGTGAGCCCCGGTACTTGGACATGCCCGTCTCGTTGCCCAGGATGAAGCACACCGGGTACTCGCTGCCGTCCGGCGTCCTCACTCGCGTATAGCGGCCCTGGATTTTCTCGCCGCCGGTCCAGATGCGCCCGTACAAGAGCGTGTTGGCCGGGAGGCGGTCGATGGGCCCATCGAGCCGGCTGGTGATGGGGCCGTCACTGACGACGATGCTGTAGTTCGTCTGGTTCGAGTCGTCCGGCTGCTGGATGTCGAGCTGGATGTGCCCGCGGGACCTCAGGTCGAGCCCGAGTTGACGCATGGACTCCAGGGCTTCGGAAGGGCAGCGCGCGGGCTCGGGCCGGACCTGAGTGCCTGAGCAGGCATTGAGACTGGCCGCTGTGAATGCAGCCATCAGGTAGCGGTGGAGTCGGGGGACACAGCGCGCGTGTGGCTTGGTCGTGGACATGGCATCTCCCGGCCATGGCTGCTCGGCGGTGGAAAACGGAAGGGCCGTGGCGGGCGAGCCAGTGTCGGCTGGCCCGTCGGTCCGCGCCAGTTGCTGAACGGGATGGGACGGCATGGGGGGGCCATGTGGCGGGCCTGCGAGCACCAGTCCCCAGGCCATGCACGCAACCAACATCAGGCCTCCGGCGATGCGCATCCACCGGCCCGCGTGTCGCGGCTCTGGCTGGCTCGCTGGCTCCGTGAGGGGTTGTGTCTGGACCTCCGAGAACACCCGGCGCCGCAGCCAGCGGTCCATGCGATGGTGCTGAACCCGGGCCGCGCGCAGGGCTCTCGCGTGGAGAAGGGCCGCTTCTTCTCCCGGTGCCACGGGCCCCCAGGTGGCCTCTTCTTCGAGTGTCGTGCGGGTCGCCGTGGCGGGCCCCTCGTACCAGCCGAACAGCGGGACATCCCAGTCCGGCCCCGCGTGCGCCTGGGCATGTTGGACATCCCGGGCGAGGTCCCCCGCGCTGCGCGGCCGGGCCTCGGGGGCGAACGCGAGCAGTCCCTCAATCCAGCGTGCGAGCGGCTCGGGCACTCGCGGGTTGAGGGCTCTCAAGGTGGCAGAGGTCCGTGGGGAGTTCGCCTTGTCCAGGACGAGCGGCGGATACTGCTCCACCAGCAGCCGGTGAAAGGTGACGCCCACCGCGTACAGCTCGTCCGCCACCGTGTAGGGGTAGTTCTCGGAGCGGGCGGTCTGCCGTGGAGCCTGCATGCTCCAGAGGATGGCCTGGGGGCTGCGATAGGGCCCGGTCCCGGGCGGCAGCCGTGCGGCGGAGGTGATGGGCGCGGCACGGGGATGCCAGCATGCGCCCCAGTCCAGCACCACCAGTCTTCCGTGTTCCTCGACGCGAAGGTTCTCTCCCTTGAAGTCGCGGTGAAGCACCTGCCTGCGATGCGCGGCGTCCAAGGCCCACGCGGCCTGCGCCAACAGGCCGGCGACGTGCCGCGCCGTTGGGTTGCGCGCCCGAGACCAGTCATACAGCGTGCTGCCTCGCACGTACTCCAGCACGAGGTATGGGTAGGCGGCGGTCCCTGCGCGCCAGGTTCCCGTTGCTTGCAGCCGCACAACTCCAGGGTGGCGAAGCAGGTGAAGCGTTCGCGCCTCGCGCTGGAATCGCGGATCGCCGGGGGAGTGGGCCAGTTTGAGCGCGTAGCTGTGGCCTTCGGAGCGTGAGCGCACTTCGTACACCGTGCCGTTGCCGCCGCCTCCGATGCGGCGCTCCACGCGCCAGCGTTCCACGCGCGTGCCGGCAGGCAGAGCCTGTGGAGACATTACGAGGGGACCTGGGGAAGATGCGCTCGGCTCCAGTCGCATGACGGATTCCTTCGGGGCTGTCGCACGTCTACGGTTTCAGTCGCGCCCATCGCACGCCGCGGCGCCGGCCCGTGTCCCAAAGCTCCAGCGCGTAGGCGGGGGGAGGGCGCGTGGGGGCGGGCCACTGCACGACGGCGACCGCGCTCTGACCAGGCAACAGACGCGGCTCCTGCAGCAACAG contains:
- a CDS encoding SWIM zinc finger family protein, translating into MSYREFWGWTSAPKRPPPEHGIKVKKAGATWWGQRWLEALEHVLKGESGRLARGRTYARAGRTHDLVIRRGKVTARVTGSRPTPYAVSLALRPHGEAVWEKAIAEMAGRAQYTAELLAGTMPQAIDEVFRAAGVSLFPRSREELVTDCSCPDWGDPCKHVAATHYVLGEALDRDPFLLFELRGRTKEQVLSALRAAREAGSAGAALEPRGAAKRKRAARGATAEAPEVPSVKPGKLTRDSYDVPREPLPALSFSFDAPATHGAVLRQLGAPASWGAKASPEDVLAPPVRAAAEVARRIALREPGEASAPDRAPRGRSRAKQPARRAKRGPPTQPSQQPLHTPSTSRRDGGARSKRSPVGAP
- a CDS encoding AI-2E family transporter, yielding MATLDPPAASWLTRCALFSGKLLVVAAAVVALVLLLARLYLIVLPTVAALLLATLLYPPVRWLSAHRVPRALATVLALLVLLLVGAAGVFLLVPRIVQQVGAAGSNVKEGMEGLVGWMTQELPVSREQIDGLFEKGLDFLKSNLGRITTGVLAGANFAAQAVAGGLLTVTLLFFFVKDTERLGGWVLARVSPSRRDTVRAVGLRAWGTLSGYLRGVVIVALVDAVGIGAGLAIIGVPLVLPLAALTFVGGFFPVIGATLAGVVAVLVALITNGPLDALLVLAVVLGVQQLESNVLEPVVMGRAVPLHPVVILLSITAGGVLFGVAGAFLSVPVAAVLSAAGNELRLRDEARVLEKPTASSPP
- a CDS encoding serine/threonine protein kinase, which gives rise to MSPQALPAGTRVERWRVERRIGGGGNGTVYEVRSRSEGHSYALKLAHSPGDPRFQREARTLHLLRHPGVVRLQATGTWRAGTAAYPYLVLEYVRGSTLYDWSRARNPTARHVAGLLAQAAWALDAAHRRQVLHRDFKGENLRVEEHGRLVVLDWGACWHPRAAPITSAARLPPGTGPYRSPQAILWSMQAPRQTARSENYPYTVADELYAVGVTFHRLLVEQYPPLVLDKANSPRTSATLRALNPRVPEPLARWIEGLLAFAPEARPRSAGDLARDVQHAQAHAGPDWDVPLFGWYEGPATATRTTLEEEATWGPVAPGEEAALLHARALRAARVQHHRMDRWLRRRVFSEVQTQPLTEPASQPEPRHAGRWMRIAGGLMLVACMAWGLVLAGPPHGPPMPSHPVQQLARTDGPADTGSPATALPFSTAEQPWPGDAMSTTKPHARCVPRLHRYLMAAFTAASLNACSGTQVRPEPARCPSEALESMRQLGLDLRSRGHIQLDIQQPDDSNQTNYSIVVSDGPITSRLDGPIDRLPANTLLYGRIWTGGEKIQGRYTRVRTPDGSEYPVCFILGNETGMSKYRGSRPGHTRAHPWSNAQVVDHFP